The following coding sequences lie in one Nakaseomyces glabratus chromosome I, complete sequence genomic window:
- the SFL1 gene encoding Sfl1p (CAGL0I07183g~Ortholog(s) have RNA polymerase II core promoter proximal region sequence-specific DNA binding, RNA polymerase II repressing transcription factor binding and RNA polymerase II transcription factor activity, more), with protein sequence MSEKDGGNTVFINKLYDLLENKDLDDLIWWAANGESFLIRPSESFSQNLAHYFKHTNITSFVRQLNIYGFHKISNDHFHNLKREKKQKSSTDNNTGVSNNNSGDENIKVWEFKHSGGLFKKGDLENLKLIKRRSSSRTIPSLSLASSNTNTSTLETNDGAEIDNVKVIASAVHNATEHLKKKDKVKKEGKKSSKKSTKLKNEPTVDISNTETTSAAITNESEQSSNKRATRVYKSVGTISNQDSKNPEKLTKKPKKNSNLKNKGKKSKSNSVDGQSIDNIQPNENQPINIQVNTTEIPTDNTLHHYNETLYEQSIQLNHQIAQMRNTNMDMLAILELMSKLAEMNKEVLNINNSEKIPELMANHYRFFDAQLTSLKNNILDRINNTNIHKFGMDSNDLRSASQTNIHLSHPIAQNMVYSSADQAIPKSVPYYLKQGQRTSPDNGTTTPAGAQNYSKNQVVQHPQAANDYFSSVHVQTANPFEKFQTEKNGIINVTARRHMSVLVDPLTPASMMSVPTTTQSSLSGPSLYNQQHAIIFPHDLNQAFNSRSEPTITPITGHHSNFTRASDSNLMNTKQTIVNSMKNRASYPSRRTESPLKYSSGMPIEEEQRWEYKITKDNGRNTDIPQLPSNQCQIDSPVPVRSPYNKFVSPHSFYAGGRNISPPMNGNVDMLAQRPSTEVVSLTSSDNKIDNAVVIKRSSTANPILRGSSSEKENKESSNKLIGSTVTEKTSRTKRNSSGVYSLLNGTIKEEKANETFIDTDSHVDKKIKL encoded by the coding sequence ATGAGTGAGAAGGATGGCGGGAATACCGTCTTCATTAACAAGCTATATGACCTGCTTGAAAACAAAGACCTGGATGATTTGATATGGTGGGCCGCTAATGGCGAATCATTTCTAATAAGGCCTAGCGAGTCCTTTTCACAGAACTTGGCACATTACTTTAAACACACAAATATCACAAGTTTTGTAAGACAGCTAAATATTTATGGATTCCACAAGATATCCAATGACCATTTCcacaatttgaaaagggaaaaaaaacaaaaatcgTCAACGGATAATAATACAGGCGTTAGCAACAATAATAGCGGAGATGAAAACATCAAAGTTTGGGAATTCAAACATAGTGGCGGGCTATTCAAGAAAGGAGATTTGGAAAATCTGAAACTTATCAAAAGAAGGTCATCATCGAGAACCATACCCAGCTTAAGCTTGGCAAGTTCAAATACTAATACATCTACTCTAGAAACGAATGATGGAGCTGAAATCGATAATGTCAAGGTAATAGCGAGTGCTGTACATAACGCAACTGAACAtctaaagaagaaggataaagtgaaaaaagaaggaaagaaaTCAAGTAAGAAATCtacaaaattgaaaaacgAACCCACCGTTGACATATCTAATACGGAGACTACATCTGCTGCTATTACCAACGAATCGGAACAGTCATCAAATAAAAGAGCGACTAGAGTTTACAAAAGTGTGGGCACTATATCTAACCAAGATTCTAAAAACCCTGAGAAACTCACAAAGAAGCCAAAGAAGAATAGCAATTTAAAGAATAAAGGCAAAAAGTCTAAAAGCAATAGCGTAGACGGACAATCTATAGATAATATTCAACCCAATGAAAACCAACCTATTAATATTCAGGTTAATACCACCGAAATACCCACAGATAATACTTTACATCATTATAACGAAACGCTATATGAACAATCCATCCAACTCAATCATCAAATAGCACAGATGAGAAACACCAACATGGACATGCTAGCCATTCTTGAACTAATGTCAAAATTAGCAGAAATGAATAAAGAAGTTCtaaatatcaataattcAGAGAAGATTCCTGAGTTGATGGCAAACCACTATCGCTTCTTTGACGCTCAACTAACTTCattaaaaaacaatatccTCGATAGaataaataatacaaaCATCCACAAATTTGGAATGGATTCTAATGATCTACGCTCAGCGTCACAAACTAATATTCATTTAAGTCACCCAATAGCACAAAATATGGTATATTCTTCTGCTGATCAAGCAATTCCAAAATCTGTGCCTTATTATTTAAAACAAGGACAGCGAACAAGCCCCGATAATGGTACTACGACTCCTGCTGGTGCTCAGAACTATTCAAAAAACCAAGTTGTTCAACATCCTCAAGCTGCCAATGACTACTTTAGTTCAGTCCATGTACAAACTGCAAAtccatttgaaaaattccagactgaaaaaaatggtatAATTAATGTGACAGCAAGAAGGCATATGAGTGTATTGGTCGATCCTTTAACACCAGCATCAATGATGTCAGTTCCAACTACCACTCAGTCAAGCTTATCCGGTCCTTCATTATATAATCAACAACACGCTATCATATTTCCTCATGATTTGAACCAGGCCTTCAATTCAAGAAGTGAGCCTACTATAACACCTATAACTGGTCATCATTCCAATTTTACTAGGGCATCCGATTCAAATCTTATGAATACCAAACAAACTATTGTTAACTCAATGAAAAATAGAGCCTCTTACCCCTCAAGGAGAACTGAGAGTCCATTGAAGTACTCTTCAGGAATGCCAATTGAGGAAGAACAACGATGGGAATATAAAATTACTAAGGACAATGGAAGAAATACTGATATACCACAATTACCATCAAATCAATGCCAAATAGATAGCCCTGTTCCAGTAAGATCCCCTTACAACAAATTTGTAAGTCCACACAGCTTTTATGCCGGTGGAAGGAATATTTCTCCACCAATGAATGGAAATGTGGATATGCTGGCACAGAGACCTTCTACCGAAGTTGTTAGCTTGACATCGTCAGATAATAAGATTGATAACGCAGTTGTAATAAAAAGGAGTTCTACTGCTAATCCAATTTTGAGAGGTAGTTCTTctgagaaagaaaacaagGAATCGTCCAACAAGCTGATTGGCTCTACAGTAACAGAGAAAACATCAAGAACAAAACGTAACAGTAGTGGGGTTTACTCTCTCTTAAACGGAACAatcaaagaagagaaggcTAACGAAACATTTATAGATACAGATTCTCatgttgataaaaaaatcaaacttTGA
- the RUP1 gene encoding Rup1p (CAGL0I07205g~Ortholog(s) have role in positive regulation of protein autoubiquitination, protein deubiquitination and cytoplasm, nucleus localization), with protein MDFEGNVQSLLEMGIARDVAEQALRECNGDVEAALNYIFNTPNEIDNDAMAGQQMGSVPVGTQGIFDDSAFKIQENNPPQSQSYSEQQLVQENLPDNTFRSDSDTNSDSDSSSSLEQSQYTSIDDLIPQQFKNTMDYPTVVIPAPAVPNHIYYCALFALFISIHLPHYFVKADHDDMPLLFSPDWFNDIDREPEDEPLLVLRDQLHKLIAVQNSNDHSARAFVTSKMFDVDLQSVIQSNEPMLTNPNYFHLYQILPSFIKTIANLSYTEKNLFISSAIQGGEEASSSKESLLSLFHFLPEEYESNLYKMFNVLLYPDDDHDIGEDEDEVSENSLKELAPVMTIIFNEAENIDENAPVTNGVEVPLKFYPQLYTKKCKDQLISHVLSKRKDGRKELKQILKDIGNLKSYQGKDILSFINSSLDYLTKDKDDSGIAEELHKLKDELTAKKTEKMNSYKQISEKMHTEWNIQNPELKIVETATKLGLIDEPYFLNLAVVSPFFYFVRNRKDEWYEVRFNPFNTAEDKISVGKCDGPGEVIQHVKNSTTVPNSTPLMFVYSKDSYMADDTEMQELLSQNKTLLDFFKQDQIYLQNFENARGEGDIRI; from the coding sequence ATGGATTTTGAAGGAAATGTGCAATCCCTTCTGGAGATGGGTATTGCCCGGGATGTAGCAGAGCAAGCGTTGCGGGAGTGTAATGGCGATGTGGAAGCTGCGCTGaattatatattcaatACACCGAATGAGATCGACAATGACGCCATGGCAGGGCAGCAAATGGGTTCTGTGCCCGTTGGGACACAGGgtatttttgatgattcaGCGTTTAAGATTCAGGAGAATAACCCACCACAATCACAGTCATACAGCGAACAACAATTGGTGCAAGAAAACCTGCCTGATAACACATTTCGGTCGGACTCTGATACAAACTCGGACTCCGACTCGAGTTCGTCCTTGGAGCAGTCTCAATACACGTCAATTGATGATCTCATACCACAACAGTTTAAAAACACAATGGACTACCCTACAGTGGTGATACCAGCGCCTGCAGTGCCAAACCATATCTACTACTGTGCACTCTTCGCATTATTCATATCTATTCACTTACCACACTATTTCGTGAAAGCTGACCATGATGATATGCCGCTGTTATTTAGTCCAGATTGGTTTAATGACATTGATAGGGAACCAGAGGATGAGCCACTACTAGTTCTAAGAGACCAATTACACAAATTGATTGCTGTTCAAAACTCCAATGACCACTCTGCCAGGGCGTTCGTTACTTCAAAGATGTTTGATGTTGATTTGCAAAGTGTAATTCAGTCCAACGAGCCCATGTTGACAAACCCTAATTATTTTCACTTGTATCAGATATTACCATCTTTCATCAAAACAATAGCTAATTTGTCATACACGGAGAAGAATTTGTTCATATCAAGTGCAATTCAAGGCGGTGAAGAGGCAAGTAGTTCAAAGGAATCCCTATTGTCGCTATTTCACTTTCTACCTGAAGAATATGAATCTAATTTATATAAGATGTTCAATGTGCTGTTATATCCTGACGATGACCATGATATAggtgaagatgaagatgaagtttCGGAGAActctttgaaagaattggCGCCAGTGATGACAATTATATTTAACGAAGCTGAGAACATAGACGAAAACGCACCAGTAACAAATGGTGTCGAAGTGCCGTTGAAGTTCTACCCTCAGTTATATACCAAGAAATGTAAGGATCAACTGATTAGCCATGTgctttcaaaaagaaaagacgGCCGTAAAGAACTGAAGCAAATATTGAAGGACATTGGCAATTTAAAATCATACCAAGGTAAAGATATCCTTTCGTTTATCAACAGTTCATTAGATTATTTGACGAAGGACAAGGACGATTCCGGGATTGCTGAAGAGTTGCATAAATTAAAGGATGAACTGACAGCGAAGAAGACCGAAAAGATGAACTCTTATAAACAAATATCTGAAAAGATGCACACTGAATGGAATATCCAAAATCCAGAGTTGAAAATAGTGGAAACAGCCACAAAATTGGGATTAATAGATGAGCCTTATTTCCTAAACCTGGCAGTTGTGTCACCTTTCTTCTATTTCGTAAGGAATAGGAAGGACGAATGGTATGAAGTTAGGTTCAATCCCTTTAATACGGCAGAGGATAAAATCAGCGTCGGCAAATGTGATGGGCCTGGCGAGGTTATACAGCATGTCAAGAACTCTACAACAGTACCCAACAGCACGCCATTAATGTTTGTATATAGTAAGGATTCATACATGGCAGACGATACCGAAATGCAAGAACTCTTGAGCCAGAACAAGACGTTATTGGACTTTTTCAAGCAAGATCAgatatatttacaaaattttgaaaatgctAGGGGAGAAGGTGATATaagaatatga
- the IDH2 gene encoding isocitrate dehydrogenase (NAD(+)) IDH2 (CAGL0I07227g~Putative isocitrate dehydrogenase) has protein sequence MLGIRSFRLNARRFLATAQPSIGRFTGKPNPSTGKFTVSFIEGDGIGPEISSSVKRIFQAADVPVEWETCDVTPIFVNGLTTIPDPAVQSINKNLVALKGPLATPIGKGHRSLNLTLRKTFNLFANVRPAKSIEGFKTTYENVDLVLIRENTEGEYSGIEHLVSPGVVQSIKLITRDASERVIRYAYEYARAIGRPRLIVVHKSTIQRLADGLFVNVAKELAAEYPDIQLETELIDNTCLNVVSNPSSYTDAVSVCPNLYGDILSDLNSGLSAGSLGLTPSANIGHKVSIFEAVHGSAPDIAGQNKANPTALLLSSVMMLNHMGMTEHADRIEKAVLGTIAGGSEYRTGDLGGSASTTSFTDAIIKKL, from the coding sequence ATGCTAGGAATCAGATCATTTAGATTGAATGCCAGAAGATTTTTGGCAACAGCTCAGCCAAGTATAGGGCGTTTCACCGGGAAGCCCAATCCATCTACTGGTAAGTTTACAGTTTCCTTTATTGAGGGTGATGGTATTGGTCCTGAGATTTCCAGTTCTGTGAAGCGTATTTTCCAAGCTGCGGATGTTCCAGTTGAGTGGGAGACCTGTGATGTGACTCCTATCTTCGTGAATGGATTGACCACAATTCCAGACCCAGCTGTGCAATCTATAAACAAGAACCTAGTGGCATTGAAGGGTCCTCTGGCCACTCCTATCGGTAAAGGTCACAGATCCTTGAACTTGACCTTGAGAAAGACTTTCAACCTGTTCGCCAATGTGCGTCCAGCCAAGTCCATCGAAGGTTTCAAGACTACATACGAAAATGTCGATCTGGTACTTATCAGAGAGAACACCGAAGGTGAATACTCCGGTATCGAGCACTTGGTCTCTCCAGGTGTGGTTCAGTCCATCAAGCTGATTACTAGAGACGCCTCCGAGAGAGTCATTAGATATGCATACGAGTACGCCAGAGCCATTGGCAGACCAAGATTGATAGTAGTCCACAAGTCCACTATCCAAAGACTAGCAGACGGTCTATTCGTCAACGTGGCCAAAGAACTAGCAGCAGAGTACCCAGACATCCAACTAGAGACAGAACTAATCGACAACACATGTCTAAACGTTGTCTCCAACCCATCTTCCTACACTGACGCAGTCTCCGTATGTCCAAACTTGTACGGTGACATCTTGTCAGACTTGAACTCCGGTCTAAGTGCCGGTTCCTTGGGTTTGACCCCATCCGCTAACATCGGTCACAAGGTCTCCATTTTCGAAGCTGTTCACGGTTCAGCTCCAGATATTGCAGGTCAAAACAAGGCTAACCCAACAGCTCTTCTTCTATCCTCCGTCATGATGTTGAACCACATGGGCATGACTGAACACGCAGACAGGATCGAAAAGGCCGTCCTAGGTACGATCGCCGGTGGCTCTGAATACAGAACCGGTGACTTGGGTGGTTCTGCTTCTACCACTTCCTTCACAGACGCTATCATCAAGAAGTTGTAA
- the BAG7 gene encoding GTPase-activating protein BAG7 (CAGL0I07249g~Putative GTPase-activating protein involved in cell wall and cytoskeleton homeostasis; gene is upregulated in azole-resistant strain), which produces MFWNKKTPVLDHYQFKGSVFGVSLDESLNTANSQVKFVDDSEKTGRIPVIVAKCGHYLKNNALETPGIFRVAGNSKRIRELQNVFSEGPDYGRSFNEWDQYSVHDVASLLKRYLTNMKNNEALIPSDTTDVFERVLLQHPDVVQYLKGSYSSVVDLQSNNSSTESAVVSATADTADTADTADTPNTAGSVNRINEPIDSINSIAIQYKDIVVTRLEQDRKYMFMYLLDLLGMFAAHSGVNLMTPCNLAAIFQPAILGQERIVDSTKADRLVVEFMIQYSDKLLELLHLDNEVSRAVDPISPLSQSPLRMHNMHHTYYYRGSMTPPRHTTGSAGTCATSDMTPAREVPRGAIGDVLDTADRTGRRSSLPWLYKLRHKQL; this is translated from the coding sequence ATGTTTTGGAACAAGAAGACGCCGGTGCTGGACCACTACCAGTTCAAAGGCAGTGTGTTTGGCGTGAGTCTGGACGAGTCGCTGAACACTGCGAACTCGCAGGTGAAGTTCGTGGACGACTCGGAGAAGACAGGGAGGATACCCGTGATAGTTGCCAAGTGCGGGCACTACTTGAAAAACAACGCGCTGGAGACGCCTGGGATATTTCGGGTGGCTGGGAACAGCAAGCGGATACGAGAGCTGCAGAATGTATTCTCGGAGGGTCCTGATTATGGCAGGAGCTTCAACGAGTGGGACCAGTACAGTGTGCACGACGTAGCTTCTTTGCTCAAGCGGTACCTGACCAACATGAAGAACAACGAGGCGCTGATACCGAGTGACACCACTGATGTGTTCGAGAGAGTACTTTTGCAGCACCCGGACGTGGTACAGTACCTCAAAGGAAGTTACTCGAGTGTAGTGGACCTGCAGAGTAATAACAGCAGCACTGAGAGCGCTGTGGTCAGTGCCACCGCTGACACCGCTGACACCGCTGACACCGCTGACACCCCTAACACGGCTGGCAGTGTAAACAGGATTAACGAACCAATAGACAGTATCAACAGCATAGCCATACAGTATAAAGATATAGTAGTGACGCGACTGGAGCAGGACCGCAAGTACATGTTCATGTACCTGCTTGATCTGCTGGGCATGTTCGCAGCGCACTCAGGCGTCAATTTAATGACGCCGTGCAACCTTGCGGCGATATTCCAACCTGCCATACTGGGCCAGGAGCGGATAGTAGACAGCACTAAAGCGGACAGACTGGTTGTGGAGTTTATGATACAGTACAGCGACAAGCTACTAGAGCTGTTACACCTGGACAACGAAGTGTCGCGTGCCGTGGACCCCATCTCTCCGCTGTCGCAGTCTCCACTACGGATGCACAACATGCACCACACATACTACTACCGGGGCTCAATGACCCCACCTAGACACACTACAGGGAGTGCGGGCACTTGTGCGACTAGCGACATGACGCCAGCACGGGAAGTACCGCGCGGTGCGATCGGCGACGTGCTGGACACGGCCGATCGCACGGGCAGACGGTCCTCATTGCCGTGGCTGTACAAGCTAAGACACAAACAGCTCTAA
- the VPS17 gene encoding retromer subunit VPS17 (CAGL0I07271g~Ortholog(s) have phosphatidylinositol-3-phosphate binding, protein transporter activity and role in ascospore-type prospore membrane assembly, intracellular protein transport, retrograde transport, endosome to Golgi), whose translation MASAVPYDPEDEVDDILHNNPFEEPSNTNNHVDDIYTNDSHTTIETTKPDNAINDDEATQPKQMESEETKKKNAEKQQEILKKLIPERFEQKDKYNVVIKVIGLERVGSLSNKKENPTIIFEVNTNLPTFRKKNHKNVRKSLDEFRNLFKYLNATLSESFIPSLPAPFTNYGINTKEDYKKTVNNFQVWFFRLCANPLIIRNEELAFFIESDFDTYYPVNQYKSPVSGLKRKTMKQFAPPYDEYTELAEFRPLVKSIYSICDSIQERLLKASRARKLMVQDENLFGKCFEQIDDKNVLYKKYGRVMTAVGDIDSIIASMDMATFYDGLTWIVRDTYVVKEALTNRHFLMRELLNAQANTKNRQEQVRKTRTKRDSNPIKVEETTRNMKLAHQYEADVSQKLNRVTQNMLIERNEWLSWYDKWLKSCIRSYVLKRIEYERKKLALLERVRIDVRKADPRGGLSRLGRENVSDRTEVSQSLEGDSWAGERRIRNDNDLKKLLNTEFDETLERAEQKTNGETTLDARNAASLLGVTTF comes from the coding sequence atggCATCTGCTGTCCCTTATGATCCTGAAGATGAGGTGGATGACATCTTACATAACAATCCCTTCGAAGAGCCTTCTAATACCAATAATCATGTGGATGATATATACACCAATGATTCACACACTACTATTGAAACAACAAAACCAGATAATGCTattaatgatgatgaagcGACTCAACCCAAGCAAATGGAATCTGAAGAaaccaagaagaagaacgCTGAGAAACAGCAAgaaatattgaagaagctgatACCTGAAAGATTTGAACAAAAGGATAAGTATAATGTGGTTATTAAAGTGATTGGTCTCGAGAGAGTTGGTTCTCTCAGCaacaaaaaggaaaatcccacaataatatttgaagtCAATACAAATTTACCAAcatttagaaaaaaaaatcataaaaATGTGAGGAAAAGCCTTGACGAGTTTAGGAATTTGTTCAAGTACCTGAATGCAACACTCTCTGAATCATTCATCCCTTCCTTACCTGCGCCTTTTACAAATTATGGGATTAATACAAAGGAGGACTATAAGAAGACCGTGAATAACTTCCAAGTATGGTTTTTCAGACTATGTGCAAACCCACTAATAATACGCAATGAAGAGCTCGCTTTCTTTATTGAAAGTGACTTTGACACTTATTATCCAGTGAACCAGTATAAATCACCAGTATCTGGTCTTAAGAGGAAGACAATGAAACAATTTGCACCACCTTATGACGAGTACACTGAATTAGCTGAGTTCAGGCCGCTTGTGAAGTCCATTTACAGTATATGTGACTCAATTCAAGAGAGGCTCCTCAAGGCCAGTCGTGCTCGCAAACTCATGGTCCAGGATGAGAATCTCTTTGGTAAGTGCTTTGAACAGATCGATGACAAAAATGTGTTGTACAAGAAGTACGGCCGGGTGATGACAGCTGTAGGGGACATTGATAGTATTATCGCTAGTATGGACATGGCGACATTCTATGATGGTCTCACATGGATTGTGAGAGATACGTATGTAGTCAAGGAGGCTCTAACAAACAGACACTTCTTAATGCGGGAGTTATTAAATGCTCAAGCTAATACCAAGAACAGACAAGAGCAAGTTCGCAAGACCCGGACGAAAAGAGACAGCAACCCAATAAAAGTTGAAGAGACCACCCGAAACATGAAATTGGCACATCAGTATGAGGCAGATGTCAGCCAGAAACTTAACAGAGTGACCCAGAACATGCTTATTGAGAGGAATGAGTGGCTCAGTTGGTATGACAAATGGCTCAAGAGTTGCATTAGGAGTTATGTGCtgaaaagaattgaatATGAGCGGAAGAAATTAGCACTGTTGGAGAGAGTAAGGATAGATGTCAGAAAGGCTGATCCTCGCGGTGGTCTTTCCAGGCTCGGAAGAGAAAACGTAAGCGACAGGACGGAGGTGTCACAAAGTCTAGAAGGTGACAGCTGGGCTGGCGAAAGAAGGATACGTAACGACAAcgacttgaagaaattacTAAACACAGAGTTTGATGAAACCCTCGAGCGCGCTGAACAGAAAACCAACGGGGAAACCACCCTCGACGCCCGCAACGCTGCATCACTCCTAGGTGTCACAACGTTCTAG